From Chloroflexota bacterium:
CCCCGGTTTGTGTTCTGGTGGTAGACCACCGTAACCGACGATCCGGTAAACGTGACAGCCGCTGCGTCACCCCCGAACTCTCCCACACGCTCCGAGCCGCCGATGGCGGCGCTGTCGGTCTGCGTGGGCCACCAGCCGGCAAACGCGATCTGGCTGCTGGTGCTGTCGATGGTGACGCCTGGAGCCGGCGTCGGGGTCAGGGTCGGCGTCAGCGTGATGATCGGCGTCAGCGTCAGCGTCAGCGTCTGGGTTGGGCTGGGAGCTGGCGTCGCCGTTCGTGTGGCCGTGGCGGTTGCCGGCGGTGTGGCAGTCGCCGTGGGCGTCGATGTCTCCGCCGGGGCGACGGTCGCGGTCGGTGTGGCCGTGGCCGTCGGCACTGTCGTGGGGGTGGTGGTTGCCGTGAGCGCCAGTGTCGCCGTCGGAGCAGCCATCAGCGTTGGTGTTCTCGTGCTCGTCATGGTTGGCACTGTCGTTGCCGTGGGCGTGCTGGTCCCGACCGGCGGGCCGCTCGCCCCGAGGATCACCGCATCCACGCCGACGCCATATCCTGATGAGCCGGCCTGTTTGGTGCGGTTCACGACTACCCGCAGCGTGTGGACGCCTGGGCCGGCGCTGTACGTCGTGGCTCGCTGGCTCTGCGCCCCGCCGAACTGATCCAACATGTCGATGGGCTGTCCGTCCAGCCAGATCTGTGCCTGGCCTCGGTCGGTGTCCTGGCCGTAGACCAGCGTGACAGACGTGCCAGTGAAAGCTACGGTTGCGCTGTCGCCGCCGAACTCGCCGATCCGCTCCGAGCCGCCGATGGCGCTCGTATCGGATCGTGTCGGCCACCAGCCTGCGAACACGAGCTGGCTGTCGGTGCTGTCGATGGTGGTGACCGGTGGAACGGTCGGTGTGGGGCGCTCGGACACGACGATGGCGCCGGTCATGCTCTGGTGGATCTTGCAGACGTAGGTGTACGTGCCGGGCGTCGTGAACGTCTGGCTGAACGAGCTGTCCGGCGTGAGGAACCCGGAGTCCCAGAATCCTCCGCTGCTGGTGGCGGAGTGGGTACGGTCGTGCTGATTCGTCCAGACGACGGTGTCGCCCACGAACACGTTTTGCGTCCGCGGTTGGAACGCGAAGCTGGCGATGGTGACGCCCACGGTGCTGCCCGTTGGCCCTGTCGGAACGGTCGCCGTCGCCGAGGCGGTTGGCGTCACGGTCGGGGTTGTGGGCGGCGTCGCCGTCAAAGGGCTGGTCGGCGTTGCCGTCAGGGGGCTGGTTGGCGTCGCAGTCGGGAAGACGCCGCCGGCGGGATCGCCGTCGAAGACGCTCACGTCGTCGAACACGACGGCCCCATTGTTCTGCATCCATGACACCGGCGCGAACCCGAGTGCCAGCGACGCCGGCAGGTCGGTGTGGGTGCCCGCGCCTGCATCGAGGACCGAGTGGACTTCCACGCCGTTGATGAAGAACGTGAGGCGCGCATCCTCATGCCGACCGTCGAAGACGATGGCCAGGTCGTACCACTGCCCCGCCTGATAGGCGACCGGCGTCGGCATCGTTCGCAGCACGCCGTCTCGCGTCGTGAAGATGGCGCTGAAGGTGCTTGCGCCGAGTGCGAAGCCGGCACGTGTCACCCAGGCGTTTGGCCCACGGGTGTTCAAGGCCATGATGCGGGCCTGGGACTGGATCCGGGTGGCCTCGGGCGTGAACCGGGCGCGCGCGTACAGCACGTGCGAGGCCGGCCACGTCAGCGGCCGCTCGACCAGCGCCTGCTGTCCCGAGGTCTGGGTCTGGGTCGCCATGCGGGCGGCCTGCGTACCCGCGCCGACCGGGGCGTGTACCAGCTCGACGACCGCGCCGCTGCCCTGCATCACTGGCGTCCAGCCACCATCGGCAAAGGCCGTCGCCTCGAAACCATCGGCGATGGTGGCCGGCCCGGTCGCGGCCGGCGCCTGTGCGTCGCTGGGCGGCGGGGGCGGTGAGGTCGCCGTGCCACCGGAGATCTGGAGGATGCTGGCGACGGACGGCACGCCGCGATCGCTCATCAGGAACAGCATGTAGGCGCCCGGCGGTGCGACGTGCGGATTCGCGGGCACGGTGAACTGGACGCCGCCGGCCACCTGGGTCAGCGCGACAGGCAGCCGCACTTGATCCGAGTTGATCGAGTGCGTCACCGACGCCATCCGGACCAGCACCGCGCCCGACAGGCTCGCCGCGCTCGGCGTCTGAACCTCCACCGCTTGCCCGTGCACGGCTGCACTCGGCGCGCTGGCAATCGTCGGACGGGGTCCTTGGAAGAGGTACGCCGGCGAGTAGAGCTGCGCCGTTGGGTAGTCCACCGCTGGCGGAAACCGCCCGCCACCAGCACCCGGCCATCCTGCAACAAGCTGGCGGTGCTGTGATACATCCGCAGATCCTGCAGCGACGGCAAGGTCGTCCAGGCTTCGGTGGCTGGATCCCACAGCTCAGTCGGCAGGATGCCCGTGGTCGATGTCAGGTCTTCGTTGTCAGAGCCGCCGAGGGCCATGATCTTGCCGTCGGGCAAGAGCACCAGATTGAACTGGTGCCGTGGATACGCCATCGGCGAGGTCTCGCGCCAGCGTGGCTGCGCCGCCGTCATGTCGATGACGCCGGTGGCCGTCGCGCGGGGGAGGTTGCCGGCCGTCACGATCTTGCCCGGGGCGTACTCCACCGACACGCCGTTCGGGGACGGCGAGAAGCCGACGCTCTGCCAGTGCTCGCGCCCGACATCAAAGGTCATGCTCTGACCGTCAGGCCCGGCCACCATGAACACCAGGCCGGACGGCAGGTTGTGCAGCCCCGGGTAGTTCCAGGACTCACGGGCCGCGCCGGTGAGCTGCGTCCAGCGGTTGGCCGTTGGCGAGTACACCTCGGGCACGCTCACGTACACGTTTGGCTCGCGCTCGCCGCCGATGGTCAGCACGCGGCCATCGCCCAGCGTGAGCGCCGTGGGGTACCAGCGCGGGTAGGCCATGTCCGCCGCCCGAGACCACTGGCCGGTGGCGCCGTCGAAGATGTTGGTGTCACGAATGCCGAACGACGATTCGATGTACCCGCCAACGGTGATGGTGCGGCCGTCGGCCAGCATCGCCTGCCCGGCGCAGAAGATCTGGGCAAGCAGATTCGGCACGGCGTGGAACGTGTTTCCACCGGGCGTCCAGAGCTGCGCCGTGGGCGCGCCGTTCTTCTCCCAGGCGTCGAACGCCAGCAGGTCGCCGTTCGGCAGGTGCGCCAGGTGCACCGCGACAATCGGCCAGGATGCGACGGGTGACCACGCTCCGACCTGCGCCGGATCGTTCGGGGCCAGGGCCATACGCTGCCAGACAGCCGCCGACCCGCCGTCCGTGCTGACGGCAGCGTACTGTGGCGCGGCGAGGGCGCTGGCGGTGCGGGTGACCGGCCCCTGTGCCGTCTCCAGGCCCCGATACGGCCAGCGCTCGGCCTTCGGATCGTCGGGGATATGGGCCGACGCCGCTGACCGATCCAGCAGGCCCAGACACAAGGCCAGGAGCACGACGATACCGCTGCGCGCGAACGGCAGCCCGCCAGGACGGCCAGGACGGCGCAGCGCTCGGATGGCCGTGATCCAGGTCGGTGTCCGCATCGGCGAGGATCCTTCCCAGGCGAGATGGCATGAAAGGGTGTGA
This genomic window contains:
- a CDS encoding DUF1929 domain-containing protein, with product MHGQAVEVQTPSAASLSGAVLVRMASVTHSINSDQVRLPVALTQVAGGVQFTVPANPHVAPPGAYMLFLMSDRGVPSVASILQISGGTATSPPPPPSDAQAPAATGPATIADGFEATAFADGGWTPVMQGSGAVVELVHAPVGAGTQAARMATQTQTSGQQALVERPLTWPASHVLYARARFTPEATRIQSQARIMALNTRGPNAWVTRAGFALGASTFSAIFTTRDGVLRTMPTPVAYQAGQWYDLAIVFDGRHEDARLTFFINGVEVHSVLDAGAGTHTDLPASLALGFAPVSWMQNNGAVVFDDVSVFDGDPAGGVFPTATPTSPLTATPTSPLTATPPTTPTVTPTASATATVPTGPTGSTVGVTIASFAFQPRTQNVFVGDTVVWTNQHDRTHSATSSGGFWDSGFLTPDSSFSQTFTTPGTYTYVCKIHQSMTGAIVVSERPTPTVPPVTTIDSTDSQLVFAGWWPTRSDTSAIGGSERIGEFGGDSATVAFTGTSVTLVYGQDTDRGQAQIWLDGQPIDMLDQFGGAQSQRATTYSAGPGVHTLRVVVNRTKQAGSSGYGVGVDAVILGASGPPVGTSTPTATTVPTMTSTRTPTLMAAPTATLALTATTTPTTVPTATATPTATVAPAETSTPTATATPPATATATRTATPAPSPTQTLTLTLTPIITLTPTLTPTPAPGVTIDSTSSQIAFAGWWPTQTDSAAIGGSERVGEFGGDAAAVTFTGSSVTVVYHQNTNRGRAQIRIDNVAVAMLDEYGPSLAQKTATYGVAPGPHTLRIVINRTKQTTSSGYFVGIDAVIVDGAPQTPTATLASTPAATPTATRMPTATAVAAGPIDEPSVGRRQYSGRGL